aataaaattttgtgatAACTAAAGAAAACTACTATTACCGACATCCtgaattttgaaaagtttcaagataaatgtatgtttttatttatgttagatgagtaaatgaaaattaatttacactctaaatttaaaacaaaaaataaaatatatatattgaaaaaaaaaaagaacagattGTTCAAGTTCCCAAACAACATCCCATTTCTTCAAGTTTACGGACCTGTAACATATTGCAGATTAAAGTCGTCATATCAGGCTTACAATTGTGGCTGAAAGCAatcataaaattttgaaaatcgaTTACTTGACAGAAGCTTGTACATGTATAGCCAAACATTCCTTGATACAGTGTGCTTCATCGCTGCAAGCAGTGAAAAACAAGTAAGTGTCATCTGAAAAAATAAGCGCAACATACTAGGGACATGAGTGAAAAACTTACAGCTATGAAGAGCTTCAATACGGATTTTATTCTGTCGAGAAACCCACTCAGGTGTGTACTCTGCACAATACATTAAATCAGAAAAACACTCATGCAACTAGAATTTCCGACTCGCTTCGACCAAATTTAGacatttatttttcatcaaatccGGCCCGAATCCGTGTTCGAGCATGAGCGCGAACCCGTATTAACCCGTCCTTATGTGTGAGTATGTACTTTTATAATTGATTAATCTCAAAGTAATTCTAGAAAAACCGTTGTTCGAATTcgcataaatttaaaaatataggtCAGATTTTAATAGTAATATGAAACCAGAATTAAACCGGACAAAATTTAGACTTGCATTTAAAAGAGTCAATTCTAGCTGGAACTAAATCGAACCTTCCCAAGCTCCGGTTTTGAACATGCATAAGAAGCATTAGTAACATATGAAACAACAACAGTGATGTCGTCAAGCTTGCCAGCAGTAGGCCAGTGAAATCCAGCTTCGCGAGCAGCAATGGAAAAGGGGGTCTCCGGATGATGTTTGTCTTGTGCTACTTGTTGTGCGGATGCAGCTATTCTCTGAGCAGTCTTGTTCGGAGATAAGCCATCTCGCAAGGCATCAACCACTAGTTCAATAATTTCATTGTTGAACAAGTTGTCGAACAACCCATCTGTCCCAACAACTATAACATCACCAGGAGCAACATTGAGTTTGAACACCTGAACCAATTAAACCTACATCAAGTTGTTAAATCATATCATAAATATCAAAGCCGGGTTAAAAAATTTGCAGTTATCAAACTATATTGCCAACTTTCAAACTCTTACAACAACCAGAAGTCGCTaaataaatttagataaaaaagttattttcgTTGCTGCTAGAAAAGTTAGTAAAATcactttttaaattcaaacctttGAAAACTTTATCAATTACAactaaaccttttaattttataattgttcGAGTAAGCAGAAATTTACGAGAAATTATTTAGTGATCTACCTGGTTGTAAGAATTTGAAAATTGATAACCATTCTAAAAAATACTATAGCTTggtaaacacaaaaataaatcttaaaCCTTATCAAAGTCTAACATATAGCAAATTCCATCATACAGCAGAGAGATCACAacgaaaaaatgcaaaaaaactAACCTGACCAGAGCTAGGTAGATCACTATGCTTTCCATTCGCAAGTTGATAAGGAAAATTAAAACCATGAAGCTGCACAGGAGAGCTGAATAATTTATGTCCATCTCGAACCACAGTAAAGCCACTGTCTCCTAGATTAATTGCACAGAGACCCTAATCAAATGACAACATAACTGTGTCAATAATAAGCCAACAGAAACAATTTGATCTTTCAACAACATCAAACATGAAAGtggattataaattatttaacacCTCATTTATAAGTGCTACAATACATGCTGTAGATGAACCCTTAACTTTCGTCTCAGCGTGAGCTTTCTTCAAGGCTCTAACTAGGTCGATTGAACCATTCTTGTGGTCACATTGAATTGCAGAAGCTGAACTAAGCATGAGTTTACGGGAATAATGCCCTGCATCAACGCCAACACCTGCCCAACCACCTACGCCATCAGCTACACCGATTGCTTGTTCATGTTTACAAATAAAATGAGCATCCTCTCCTCCAGTTTCTACCTTATCAGGATGTGGTAAGTAGCAAGATCCTGATATCAGCTTCAGCGTTTTTTCAACAGAAATATTCCTGAATATTGAAGTCAATTTTGAGCAGTTCCTGAATATCGAAGTCAATTTTGAGCAGTTATATTACAATTCTACATATCTCCTAAACCAAACTTGACAAGActcgaaaaaatccaagcgtttttaatttcatcaatgATAGTCAAGTCTTTGTAATTACATAAATTAAGCATGATTTTACTCATATGGCGGTCATCGAATAGTGGTCTATTGGAGACAAATCCagataaatacaaaaaaaatataaccatGAAACGGCTGTCACGTGAGCAAAATCAAACTCAATTTATTCAATTAAGAGTGGTCTTTACCACAATTGAAATAAACACTTTCATATCAAACTATAATTGACAAAAGTAAATTAGGattgataaaaacgtaaacAATTGAGTTATTGTGGATCCATACACCTATAATAAAAACATAGAAAAACTTACTCTTTAGACAAGGAAACTGAAGGAGCAGTTGATAAAGCCGACGAACA
This region of Mercurialis annua linkage group LG1-X, ddMerAnnu1.2, whole genome shotgun sequence genomic DNA includes:
- the LOC126669307 gene encoding probable protein phosphatase 2C 55 isoform X1 — translated: MAGCAFKQVIVGNLYGSRSCLRYRNISTVILGLKTQGQPTFHSPIYGYVAAHGNFLNKRFSSPVLLGSKCFRSSLPSPCSSALSTAPSVSLSKENCSKLTSIFRNISVEKTLKLISGSCYLPHPDKVETGGEDAHFICKHEQAIGVADGVGGWAGVGVDAGHYSRKLMLSSASAIQCDHKNGSIDLVRALKKAHAETKVKGSSTACIVALINEGLCAINLGDSGFTVVRDGHKLFSSPVQLHGFNFPYQLANGKHSDLPSSGQVFKLNVAPGDVIVVGTDGLFDNLFNNEIIELVVDALRDGLSPNKTAQRIAASAQQVAQDKHHPETPFSIAAREAGFHWPTAGKLDDITVVVSYVTNASYACSKPELGKSTHLSGFLDRIKSVLKLFIAR
- the LOC126669307 gene encoding probable protein phosphatase 2C 55 isoform X2; translation: MAGCAFKQVIVGNLYGSRSCLRYRNISTVILGLKTQGQPTFHSPIYGYVAAHGNFLNKRFSSPVLLGSKCFRSSLPSPCSSALSTAPSVSLSKENISVEKTLKLISGSCYLPHPDKVETGGEDAHFICKHEQAIGVADGVGGWAGVGVDAGHYSRKLMLSSASAIQCDHKNGSIDLVRALKKAHAETKVKGSSTACIVALINEGLCAINLGDSGFTVVRDGHKLFSSPVQLHGFNFPYQLANGKHSDLPSSGQVFKLNVAPGDVIVVGTDGLFDNLFNNEIIELVVDALRDGLSPNKTAQRIAASAQQVAQDKHHPETPFSIAAREAGFHWPTAGKLDDITVVVSYVTNASYACSKPELGKSTHLSGFLDRIKSVLKLFIAR